From the Maioricimonas rarisocia genome, one window contains:
- a CDS encoding helicase HerA domain-containing protein produces MHDYEKLGAFYLGRTRQPDRDETSADLLLYDSKDLTTHAVIVGMTGSGKTGLGITLLEEAAIDGIPALIIDPKGDMGNLLLSFPDLKPASFRPWIEQDEATRAGMTPDEYARDVADRWKQGLAGWDQGPERIKRLRAAADMAIYTPGSDAGRPISVLRSLDAPPAAVRDNLDAFRERISSAVSGLLTLLDIEPDPIRSRDHILLSNILDHAWREGRSLTIAELIHEVQSPPFSTIGIMDLETIFPAKDRTGLAMTLNNLLASPGFAAWMQGEPLNIQNLLYTPDGRPRLAVLSIAHLGDRERMFFVTLLLNELLSWMRAQPGTSSLRALLYMDEVFGYLPPTANPPSKTPMLTLLKQARAFGLGLVLSTQNPVDLDYKALSNAGTWFLGRLQTERDKQRVLDGLEGASASAGVTFDRQEIERTLSGLGSRVFLMNNVHEDAPVLFETRWVLSYLRGPLTREQIRRLTGDRDQPAAAATAAPAQPAAEQVPAEKAGGSRPLLPDEIDQRFEAISRSVPRSAKVVYRPALLAKGKLHFVDLKSKSACDVWQEFTRLADVRDDLDEDVWDESALLAPDQLELVDEPDAAASFADVPPELSRPREYAGCRNDLKDYLYREVTLDLTYCPGLKLYSQPEETEGEFRIRLTQEAREQRDLLKEKLTRKYAPKLERLQERIRKAEQRVDVERSQANSATLSAVISFGSSLLGALTGRKTFSRTNVSRAATSARSASRAAQQRGDISRARANVEALQQELDDLDAEFKEELEETHARFEPDDLKLEPHSVRPRKSDITIDGVSLLWRPWRVRDDGTVEPAWTVRD; encoded by the coding sequence ATGCACGACTACGAGAAGCTTGGGGCCTTCTATCTCGGCCGAACCCGCCAACCCGACCGCGACGAAACCTCAGCCGACCTGCTTCTCTACGACTCGAAGGATCTGACCACCCACGCGGTCATCGTCGGCATGACCGGCAGCGGCAAGACCGGGCTGGGGATCACGCTGCTCGAAGAAGCAGCCATCGACGGCATCCCCGCGCTGATCATCGATCCCAAAGGGGATATGGGGAACCTGCTGCTCAGCTTCCCTGACCTCAAACCGGCTTCGTTCCGTCCCTGGATCGAACAGGACGAAGCAACCCGGGCCGGCATGACGCCCGACGAGTACGCCCGCGACGTCGCCGACCGCTGGAAACAGGGGCTGGCCGGCTGGGATCAGGGCCCTGAACGAATCAAGCGGCTCCGCGCTGCGGCGGACATGGCGATCTACACGCCCGGCAGCGACGCGGGGCGCCCCATCTCGGTCCTCAGGTCGCTCGATGCGCCGCCGGCTGCCGTCCGCGACAACCTCGATGCGTTTCGCGAACGGATCTCCTCAGCCGTTTCGGGGCTGCTGACGCTGCTGGACATCGAGCCGGACCCGATCCGCAGCCGCGACCACATTCTGCTCTCCAACATCCTCGATCATGCCTGGCGGGAAGGCCGCAGCCTGACCATTGCCGAGCTGATCCACGAGGTACAGTCGCCGCCGTTCTCCACCATCGGCATCATGGATCTGGAGACGATCTTTCCGGCGAAAGATCGGACCGGGCTGGCGATGACGCTCAACAATCTGCTCGCCTCTCCCGGCTTTGCCGCCTGGATGCAGGGGGAACCGCTCAACATCCAGAACCTGTTGTACACGCCGGACGGTCGCCCGCGTCTGGCGGTCCTCTCGATTGCCCATCTGGGGGATCGGGAGCGGATGTTCTTCGTGACGCTGCTGCTCAACGAACTGCTCTCGTGGATGCGAGCCCAGCCGGGAACATCGAGCCTGCGGGCGCTGCTGTACATGGACGAGGTGTTCGGGTATCTCCCGCCGACCGCCAACCCGCCCTCGAAGACGCCGATGCTCACGCTGCTCAAGCAGGCGCGAGCGTTCGGACTGGGGCTCGTCCTCTCGACACAGAATCCGGTCGACCTGGACTACAAGGCCCTCTCGAACGCAGGGACCTGGTTTCTCGGCCGCCTGCAGACCGAGCGGGACAAGCAGCGGGTGCTGGACGGTCTGGAAGGAGCCTCCGCATCGGCCGGCGTGACGTTCGACCGGCAGGAGATCGAACGAACGCTTTCCGGACTGGGCTCGCGCGTGTTCCTGATGAACAACGTCCACGAGGACGCGCCGGTCCTGTTCGAAACGCGATGGGTCCTCTCATACCTGCGGGGACCGCTGACGCGCGAGCAGATCCGGCGACTGACCGGTGACCGCGATCAGCCTGCTGCCGCAGCGACCGCAGCACCGGCTCAACCAGCCGCCGAGCAGGTTCCTGCCGAAAAGGCGGGAGGCTCGCGGCCCCTGTTGCCGGATGAGATCGACCAGCGGTTCGAAGCGATCTCCCGCAGCGTCCCCCGTTCGGCAAAGGTCGTGTACCGGCCCGCGCTGCTGGCGAAGGGGAAGCTGCACTTTGTCGACCTGAAGTCGAAGTCAGCCTGCGACGTCTGGCAGGAGTTCACCCGTCTCGCCGATGTGCGGGACGACCTCGATGAGGACGTGTGGGACGAGTCGGCATTACTCGCACCCGATCAGCTCGAACTGGTCGACGAGCCGGATGCCGCGGCCTCCTTTGCGGACGTTCCCCCGGAATTGTCCCGCCCGCGAGAGTATGCCGGCTGCAGGAACGATCTGAAGGATTACCTGTACCGCGAGGTGACGCTCGATCTCACGTACTGCCCGGGCCTGAAGCTGTATTCGCAGCCGGAGGAGACGGAAGGGGAGTTCCGCATCCGTCTCACACAGGAGGCACGCGAACAGCGGGACCTGCTCAAGGAGAAGCTGACCCGCAAGTACGCACCAAAGCTCGAACGACTGCAGGAGAGGATCCGCAAGGCGGAGCAGCGGGTCGACGTGGAACGCTCACAGGCGAACTCGGCGACGCTCTCGGCGGTGATCTCGTTCGGTTCGTCGCTGCTGGGAGCACTGACCGGCCGCAAGACGTTCAGCCGGACGAACGTCTCGCGGGCCGCGACAAGTGCCCGGTCCGCCTCGCGCGCGGCGCAGCAGCGGGGGGACATCAGCCGGGCCCGGGCGAATGTCGAAGCGTTGCAGCAGGAGCTGGACGATCTCGATGCGGAGTTCAAGGAAGAACTCGAAGAGACGCACGCCCGCTTCGAGCCCGACGATCTGAAGCTCGAGCCGCACTCCGTCCGCCCGCGAAAGTCGGACATCACGATTGACGGCGTCTCGCTGCTGTGGCGACCATGGCGTGTCCGTGACGACGGGACGGTGGAACCGGCCTGGACGGTGCGTGACTGA
- a CDS encoding Y-family DNA polymerase — MKRVLCIWFPNWPIQRLRRAQPELEQTPLILFDELPQGGHVVVHCSDEAARAGARTGMSLAEAEAMLEFADRERRPVRGSENTETKRGERFPCDPEADRQALRELAWDCFEYTPVVAIEEAETPECLLLDIAGCAHLFGGETAMCRGILQAFRQRGLQTRIALADTIGAAWALAHYGRSEIVRSSPPLVKTLAPLPVESLRLPPDVEKKLARLDLRRVGQLLKLPRSVLPSRFGKQLLVRLDQALGRRPEPVTPLVCPEPVEVERIFAEPIRNRDWIESVLEELIVRLTAQLQQRQLVAMQFTCRFVTPRQPSVLISGADTEPQKNRRPPAIIDLRLVAPTDSASYLQELFALQWERFHLPGEIDQIVLRAGQLGSRKTKQRALFDRNDDGNEAKLVALLDRLRGRLGRQSVMRARLVSEWLPEEQFRYEELLHGLPSITAGTFPPEWTATAEGSLPPRLYRRPLPLDVVTCDDRPIRLRWGRETFFVHDCEGPQRIETGWWVRRLIRRDYYRVATEDGRRLWVFRQRPRDAWFLHGEG, encoded by the coding sequence ATGAAACGGGTGCTGTGCATCTGGTTTCCGAACTGGCCGATTCAACGGCTCCGCCGCGCGCAACCGGAGCTTGAACAGACACCGCTGATCCTCTTCGACGAACTTCCCCAGGGGGGGCACGTCGTCGTCCATTGTTCGGACGAAGCGGCCCGGGCGGGAGCCCGCACAGGCATGTCGCTTGCCGAAGCGGAGGCGATGCTGGAGTTCGCCGACCGCGAACGCCGGCCGGTCAGAGGATCAGAGAACACAGAAACAAAGCGGGGAGAGCGGTTTCCCTGCGATCCGGAAGCGGACCGGCAGGCGCTGCGCGAACTGGCGTGGGACTGCTTCGAGTACACACCGGTCGTCGCCATCGAAGAAGCCGAAACGCCCGAGTGCCTGCTGCTCGACATCGCCGGCTGCGCCCATCTGTTCGGTGGTGAGACCGCGATGTGCCGCGGCATCCTGCAGGCATTTCGTCAGCGGGGACTGCAGACCCGTATCGCCCTGGCCGACACGATCGGAGCGGCGTGGGCTCTGGCGCATTACGGCCGGTCCGAGATCGTCCGCAGCAGTCCGCCGTTGGTGAAGACCCTTGCTCCGCTGCCGGTCGAGAGTCTGCGGCTTCCTCCCGATGTCGAGAAGAAGCTGGCCCGGCTCGATCTGCGGCGAGTCGGGCAACTGCTCAAGCTGCCCCGGTCGGTGCTGCCGTCCCGCTTCGGCAAACAGTTGCTCGTGCGGCTCGATCAGGCTCTGGGGCGGCGCCCGGAGCCGGTCACTCCCCTGGTCTGTCCCGAGCCGGTCGAGGTGGAGCGGATCTTCGCCGAACCGATCCGCAACCGGGACTGGATCGAATCGGTGCTCGAGGAACTGATCGTCCGGCTGACCGCACAGTTGCAGCAGCGACAGCTCGTCGCGATGCAGTTCACCTGCCGGTTCGTCACGCCGCGACAGCCTTCGGTCCTCATCAGCGGAGCCGATACGGAACCGCAGAAGAACCGCCGCCCGCCGGCGATTATCGATCTGCGACTGGTGGCGCCGACCGATTCGGCGTCGTACCTGCAGGAGCTGTTTGCGCTGCAGTGGGAACGCTTCCACCTGCCCGGCGAGATCGATCAGATCGTGCTGCGGGCCGGACAGCTCGGCAGTCGCAAGACGAAGCAGCGGGCGCTGTTCGACCGCAACGATGACGGAAACGAAGCGAAGCTGGTGGCCCTGCTGGACCGGTTGCGGGGACGGCTGGGCCGGCAGAGTGTGATGCGGGCCCGGCTCGTCTCCGAATGGCTGCCGGAAGAACAGTTCCGCTACGAAGAACTGCTGCACGGGCTTCCGTCCATCACGGCGGGAACGTTTCCTCCGGAATGGACGGCGACGGCAGAGGGAAGTCTTCCCCCGCGGCTGTACCGCCGTCCCCTCCCGCTCGACGTGGTGACCTGTGACGACCGGCCGATCCGTCTGCGCTGGGGACGGGAAACCTTCTTCGTGCATGATTGCGAGGGGCCGCAGCGGATCGAAACCGGCTGGTGGGTGCGACGGCTGATCCGCCGCGACTACTACCGCGTGGCGACCGAGGATGGACGACGGTTGTGGGTGTTCCGGCAGCGGCCGCGGGATGCGTGGTTTCTGCATGGTGAAGGATAA
- a CDS encoding redoxin domain-containing protein, whose product MKYRPVQPGVDYETPDAKDFPQCKVEVERSGKSSGWVVLGAQGQVLRRFVDSDGDNVVDQWRYYRHGLEVYRDIDTNGNSEVDQSRWLNTGGTRWGIDSDEDGKIDSWKILSAEEASREAIRAMVGNDARALQRLMLTAADVQQLKIERELADKLLANTGNVPQQLQSVLSKTRVLKQSTQWIRFDSSMLMPSLIPSEDGKAAEDLYVYENVMALVETNGQSGFVQIGEMVRVGDVWKLTRVPQPLEGETLEITEGGLLMQPSLASLSVGPTGGLSEEMQKLIDQLRKLDEGAPGVNGSRDATVRYNVARAGLLQQLANASATNDERHTWLRQRIDGIAAAVQMGAYPNGLAELKSIEQQIAQTPGDAALVPYVTFRRVLAEYNTELQSAEAADRAGVQERFLSKLQQFAKDYPKAEDTPDALLQLAITNEFNGQVDQAREWYEKLVQDYSESTSATRARGALRRVNLPGSSFQMTGQALGGGTIDLSRYRGKVLAVVFWATWCKPCTEELPQLQELYKQYRQNGFEVVGINVDSPGAPIQQYIQQHKVTWPHMHEEGGLESRPAQQFGIITLPTMFLVDKSGKVVSSNISLDELKTQVPELLK is encoded by the coding sequence ATGAAATACCGGCCCGTTCAGCCCGGTGTCGACTACGAGACACCCGACGCCAAGGACTTTCCCCAGTGCAAGGTCGAGGTCGAGCGCAGCGGAAAGTCGTCCGGCTGGGTCGTTCTCGGTGCACAGGGACAGGTCCTGCGGCGGTTCGTCGACTCCGACGGCGACAATGTCGTCGACCAGTGGCGGTACTACAGGCACGGCCTGGAGGTGTACCGCGATATCGACACCAACGGAAACAGTGAGGTCGACCAGAGCCGCTGGCTGAATACCGGAGGCACACGCTGGGGAATCGACTCCGACGAAGACGGCAAGATCGACTCCTGGAAGATCCTCTCTGCCGAAGAAGCCTCGCGTGAGGCGATTCGGGCGATGGTCGGCAACGATGCCCGCGCGCTCCAGCGACTGATGCTGACGGCCGCCGACGTCCAGCAGTTGAAGATCGAGCGGGAACTGGCGGACAAACTGCTCGCCAACACCGGCAACGTGCCTCAGCAGCTGCAGAGCGTCCTCAGCAAGACCCGCGTCCTCAAGCAGTCCACGCAGTGGATTCGCTTCGACAGTTCCATGCTGATGCCCAGTCTCATCCCCTCCGAAGACGGCAAGGCTGCCGAGGACCTCTACGTCTACGAGAACGTGATGGCACTGGTCGAAACGAATGGCCAGTCGGGATTCGTGCAGATCGGCGAGATGGTGCGGGTCGGCGACGTCTGGAAGCTCACCCGCGTGCCGCAACCCCTCGAAGGGGAGACGCTCGAAATCACCGAAGGCGGTCTGCTGATGCAGCCGTCGCTGGCATCGCTGTCGGTCGGTCCGACCGGCGGACTGTCTGAGGAGATGCAGAAGCTGATCGACCAGCTCCGCAAGCTGGATGAAGGCGCCCCCGGCGTAAACGGATCGCGCGACGCGACCGTCCGCTACAACGTCGCCCGGGCCGGCCTCTTGCAGCAGTTGGCGAACGCGTCCGCGACCAACGACGAACGGCACACGTGGTTGCGGCAGCGAATTGACGGGATCGCCGCCGCGGTGCAGATGGGGGCCTATCCCAACGGCCTGGCGGAGCTGAAGTCGATCGAACAGCAGATCGCCCAGACGCCCGGCGATGCCGCACTGGTGCCTTACGTGACCTTCCGACGCGTGCTGGCCGAATACAACACCGAACTGCAGTCTGCCGAGGCGGCCGATCGTGCCGGCGTGCAGGAACGCTTCCTTTCGAAGCTGCAGCAGTTCGCCAAAGACTATCCCAAGGCGGAAGACACGCCCGATGCCCTGCTCCAGCTGGCGATCACCAACGAGTTCAATGGCCAGGTCGACCAGGCTCGCGAGTGGTACGAAAAGCTTGTGCAGGACTATTCCGAATCGACCTCGGCGACGCGGGCCCGCGGTGCCCTCCGCCGCGTGAATCTGCCCGGCTCGAGTTTCCAGATGACCGGCCAGGCGCTCGGGGGCGGCACCATCGATCTGTCTCGTTATCGGGGCAAGGTGCTGGCGGTCGTCTTCTGGGCGACGTGGTGCAAGCCCTGTACGGAAGAACTCCCGCAGCTGCAGGAACTGTACAAGCAGTATCGTCAGAACGGCTTCGAAGTGGTTGGCATCAACGTCGATTCGCCCGGTGCTCCGATCCAGCAGTACATCCAGCAGCACAAGGTGACCTGGCCGCACATGCATGAGGAAGGTGGCCTCGAAAGCCGCCCGGCCCAGCAGTTCGGGATCATCACGCTCCCGACGATGTTCCTTGTGGACAAGTCGGGGAAAGTGGTCTCGTCGAACATCTCGCTGGACGAGCTGAAGACGCAGGTGCCTGAACTGCTGAAGTAA
- a CDS encoding DUF6677 family protein: MSDPRIPLKEPKLAAVLAFLLPGAGHLYQGRYFKSGLYAVCIWGLFLYGMSLADWKIVNAPPLRGNEGRRGVMLKYAAQFGVGAPALLALMQSERYYSEENRPVRQLEGPLEATFTGELTLRTRQTAGEVTGSVYLEPAQGGFGAEVIRGRFIGTDADGQEIDVQLGEFVELGRPISADSRRYLQAEVIDDAGGRVQSLGHLHGSIPRTFWNWIVVPLDDQQDRELHRQLGKFHELATVFTMIAGLLNVLVIWDALEGPAYGYGDEPESSDKPDPDSSQANSDDDQPAEKPVAEAVS; encoded by the coding sequence ATGTCCGATCCCCGCATCCCTCTGAAGGAGCCGAAGCTGGCCGCTGTGCTCGCTTTTCTCCTCCCCGGCGCCGGACACCTCTACCAGGGCCGTTACTTCAAGTCCGGTCTCTACGCCGTCTGCATCTGGGGACTGTTCCTCTACGGCATGAGCCTGGCCGACTGGAAGATCGTCAACGCGCCCCCCTTGCGGGGAAATGAAGGCCGACGCGGCGTGATGCTCAAGTACGCCGCCCAGTTCGGCGTCGGCGCGCCGGCCCTGCTGGCGCTGATGCAGAGCGAACGGTACTACAGCGAAGAGAACCGGCCGGTCCGGCAACTCGAGGGCCCCCTCGAAGCCACCTTTACCGGCGAGTTGACCCTGCGGACCCGGCAGACCGCCGGCGAAGTGACCGGCTCGGTGTACCTCGAACCGGCTCAGGGGGGATTCGGTGCCGAGGTGATTCGCGGACGGTTCATCGGGACCGATGCCGACGGCCAGGAGATCGACGTCCAGCTCGGTGAATTCGTCGAACTCGGGCGCCCGATCAGTGCCGATTCACGCCGTTACCTGCAGGCCGAAGTGATCGACGATGCTGGCGGACGCGTGCAGAGTCTGGGGCACCTGCACGGCAGCATTCCCCGCACATTCTGGAACTGGATCGTCGTGCCGCTCGATGACCAGCAGGACCGGGAACTGCATCGTCAGCTCGGCAAGTTCCACGAACTGGCAACCGTCTTCACCATGATCGCCGGTCTGCTCAATGTGCTGGTGATCTGGGACGCCCTGGAAGGTCCCGCCTACGGCTATGGCGACGAACCGGAATCCTCCGACAAACCGGATCCCGATTCGAGTCAGGCGAATTCGGACGATGATCAGCCGGCTGAGAAACCGGTGGCCGAAGCGGTCAGCTGA
- a CDS encoding ImuA family protein, whose amino-acid sequence MPQYHDGSRAATVRELATRLKQLQAARGATGHAMGAEVLSSGMPVLDRLLPDGGFRRGTLIEWLADGPGTGVERLLLQVVPAALQEGGVCLVIDPRQEFSPALAAAMNINLQRVLLVRPGRAEDAVWATEQALRCPGVAITIAWNELLDRPAENRILRRLQLAAETGGGLGVLLRPASLQRQPSWADVRLLVRPVPPGARGAPPRASVHKEKCVAPEGARHWMELDILHCRGGLGSRAAFLEIDDETGAVHLVSELADSTAPPRATGA is encoded by the coding sequence ATGCCGCAGTACCACGACGGTTCCCGGGCAGCCACCGTACGCGAACTGGCGACCCGCCTGAAACAGTTGCAGGCGGCGCGGGGGGCGACGGGACATGCCATGGGCGCGGAGGTCCTTTCCTCCGGCATGCCGGTGCTCGATCGCCTGCTTCCCGACGGAGGATTTCGTCGCGGCACGCTCATCGAGTGGCTCGCCGATGGACCCGGCACCGGCGTCGAACGGCTGCTGCTGCAGGTCGTCCCCGCAGCATTGCAGGAGGGAGGCGTCTGTCTGGTGATCGATCCGCGGCAGGAGTTTTCTCCTGCTCTGGCAGCGGCGATGAACATCAACCTGCAGCGGGTGCTGCTGGTCCGTCCAGGCCGGGCCGAAGATGCCGTCTGGGCGACCGAGCAGGCGCTGCGCTGTCCCGGCGTGGCGATCACCATCGCCTGGAACGAACTGCTCGACCGACCGGCTGAGAATCGCATCCTCAGACGACTGCAACTGGCGGCCGAGACTGGCGGCGGGCTGGGCGTGCTGCTGCGACCGGCAAGTCTGCAGCGGCAACCCTCCTGGGCGGACGTGCGGCTGCTGGTTCGCCCTGTTCCTCCGGGAGCCCGGGGAGCACCACCAAGGGCCTCTGTTCATAAGGAGAAGTGCGTCGCGCCGGAGGGCGCACGCCACTGGATGGAACTGGACATTCTGCATTGTCGCGGCGGGCTGGGAAGCCGAGCGGCCTTCCTGGAGATCGACGATGAAACGGGTGCTGTGCATCTGGTTTCCGAACTGGCCGATTCAACGGCTCCGCCGCGCGCAACCGGAGCTTGA
- a CDS encoding thioesterase family protein, producing MNEPPRTGTEHTLTFLASAEHTIHFEKHDLPPVVSTPALLWFMEHAALQLLEEYLDEGELSVGSGIDLEHLAPALEGAEIRCVATVVLAAQRNATFRVKAFEGETLLSQGLHRRQIVSADRLRKRLANGNG from the coding sequence ATGAATGAGCCTCCCCGCACGGGCACGGAACATACGCTCACCTTTCTCGCGTCGGCCGAGCACACCATCCACTTCGAAAAGCATGACCTCCCACCGGTCGTGTCGACGCCGGCTCTGTTGTGGTTCATGGAGCACGCCGCCCTGCAGCTGCTCGAGGAGTACCTGGACGAAGGGGAACTCTCGGTCGGCAGCGGGATCGATCTGGAACATCTTGCCCCCGCACTCGAAGGGGCCGAGATCCGCTGCGTCGCAACGGTCGTTCTTGCCGCTCAACGAAACGCCACGTTTCGAGTGAAGGCGTTCGAAGGAGAAACACTGCTTTCTCAGGGGCTGCATCGCCGTCAGATTGTCAGTGCCGACCGACTCCGCAAACGACTGGCGAATGGCAACGGCTAG